A genomic window from Acinetobacter chinensis includes:
- a CDS encoding OmpP1/FadL family transporter, with protein sequence MKLKALSTAIILAALPTAGAFAAALDRSGQSIAAFLQPGNYFEAGISVLDPNVSGKVKNGWTPNPALPAGTLGLENSNVGEMAGDYYFPQAALKFQLTDNLSFGVLYDQPFGAEAEYSTDTKKSPAALAATGFGNMGAFHNGTEGTKVEVKTQNISMIVGFQPTENFNFYGGGVYQTVKGNVQLRGAAYGGLAAFGDYNASIKEDSAVGWLAGAAFQIPDIALKASVTYRSEIEHEVQMEESLGSSALAATINPAAGYKPGKTEITTPQSVNVDFQTGVMANTVAFANLRWVNWKDFAIRPNDFGHASKFIPGKAAGFDLVGYTDDQISATVGVGRKLNEQWAGNVSVGWDSGAGNPVSTLGPTEGYWNVGLGLQFSPAPNYFIAGGVKYFMLGDAKAQAASDFNTSNYVADFEDNDAWGYGLKIGYKF encoded by the coding sequence ATGAAATTAAAAGCTCTCAGCACAGCGATCATACTTGCAGCACTGCCAACTGCCGGAGCATTCGCCGCTGCACTTGACCGCTCAGGACAATCCATTGCGGCATTTTTACAGCCAGGCAACTATTTCGAAGCGGGTATTTCTGTACTTGATCCAAATGTATCGGGTAAAGTAAAAAATGGTTGGACTCCAAACCCTGCACTTCCTGCAGGCACATTAGGACTTGAGAATAGCAATGTCGGGGAAATGGCAGGCGACTACTATTTTCCACAGGCAGCATTAAAGTTTCAATTGACCGACAATTTGTCTTTTGGCGTTTTATATGACCAACCATTTGGTGCTGAAGCTGAATATTCAACTGATACTAAAAAATCTCCTGCCGCTCTTGCTGCAACAGGTTTCGGAAATATGGGCGCATTTCACAATGGTACCGAAGGTACTAAGGTTGAAGTAAAAACTCAAAATATTTCCATGATTGTTGGTTTTCAACCAACTGAAAACTTCAATTTCTATGGTGGTGGTGTTTACCAGACTGTAAAAGGAAATGTACAGTTACGTGGAGCAGCATACGGTGGTTTAGCGGCGTTTGGTGATTACAATGCCTCAATCAAAGAAGACTCAGCAGTTGGTTGGTTAGCAGGTGCTGCATTCCAGATCCCAGATATCGCATTGAAAGCATCTGTTACTTATCGCTCAGAAATTGAGCATGAAGTACAAATGGAAGAAAGCTTGGGCTCAAGTGCTTTAGCCGCCACAATTAACCCTGCTGCTGGTTACAAACCCGGTAAAACTGAAATTACAACTCCTCAGTCTGTTAACGTAGACTTCCAGACTGGAGTTATGGCAAATACAGTAGCTTTTGCAAACTTACGTTGGGTTAACTGGAAAGATTTTGCTATCCGCCCAAATGATTTTGGTCATGCATCTAAATTCATCCCTGGTAAAGCAGCTGGATTCGATTTAGTCGGCTATACAGATGATCAAATTTCTGCAACTGTTGGTGTAGGTCGTAAACTTAATGAACAATGGGCTGGTAACGTCTCTGTTGGCTGGGACTCTGGTGCCGGCAACCCTGTATCAACATTGGGTCCAACTGAAGGCTATTGGAACGTCGGTTTAGGCTTACAGTTCAGCCCTGCACCGAACTACTTCATTGCTGGTGGTGTAAAATATTTTATGTTGGGTGATGCAAAAGCTCAGGCAGCATCTGACTTCAATACAAGTAACTATGTTGCAGATTTTGAAGATAATGATGCATGGGGTTATGGTCTGAAAATTGGTTATAAATTCTAA
- a CDS encoding OmpP1/FadL family transporter: MKLNKIQSAILISMLPATTFAAGLDRSGQSISAFLQPGNYAEASFSVLDPEVKGKDIAGNKVSDMAEDYYFPAAAVKVQATDKISVGLIYDQPFGADSQYAVEKSVFSETNLAERTNESTSVKVRTNNVTALIGYQPTENWNFYAGPVYQTVKGDVQLRGAAYGGYTKLGGYNIHLKEDDAFGWLAGFAYQIPEIALKAAVTYRSEITHDLDTTESFAFGLNPALKNLKSETEVVTPQSVNLDLQSGIAKNTIAFANIRWVHWDTFAVTPKYLNSLSGGNNLIDYTDDQWSASLGLGHKFSNKWSGSASVGWDSGAGNPVTTLGPTEGYWSVGLGGQYSPAENYFIQAGVKYFWLGDAQAQTGGNVVGDFEDNNAIAYGMKIGYKF; encoded by the coding sequence ATGAAGCTTAATAAAATTCAATCCGCTATTCTGATCAGCATGCTTCCTGCTACAACTTTTGCAGCAGGACTGGACCGCTCAGGTCAATCCATCTCTGCTTTTCTTCAGCCTGGCAACTATGCTGAAGCATCTTTCAGCGTACTGGATCCTGAAGTCAAAGGTAAAGACATTGCTGGAAATAAAGTCAGTGATATGGCAGAAGATTATTACTTCCCTGCTGCTGCAGTCAAAGTTCAGGCAACCGATAAAATTTCTGTAGGTTTAATTTACGATCAGCCTTTTGGTGCTGACTCTCAGTATGCTGTAGAAAAAAGCGTATTTTCTGAGACCAACCTTGCTGAACGGACAAATGAAAGTACATCTGTTAAAGTCCGTACAAATAACGTGACTGCTCTGATTGGCTACCAGCCAACAGAAAACTGGAATTTTTATGCAGGTCCTGTTTATCAGACTGTAAAAGGTGACGTACAACTCCGTGGTGCGGCTTATGGTGGTTATACAAAACTCGGTGGTTACAACATTCATTTAAAAGAAGATGATGCTTTTGGATGGTTAGCGGGTTTTGCTTATCAGATTCCAGAAATTGCTCTGAAAGCTGCTGTAACTTATCGCTCTGAAATTACACATGATCTGGATACAACCGAATCTTTTGCGTTCGGTTTAAACCCTGCGCTGAAGAACCTGAAAAGTGAAACCGAAGTTGTCACTCCTCAGTCTGTAAATCTGGATCTACAGTCAGGTATTGCTAAAAACACTATCGCATTTGCCAATATCCGCTGGGTTCACTGGGACACTTTTGCTGTAACACCAAAATATCTGAACAGCCTGTCAGGTGGTAACAATCTGATTGACTATACAGATGATCAATGGTCTGCAAGTCTTGGTCTGGGGCATAAGTTCAGCAATAAATGGTCTGGCTCTGCATCAGTAGGCTGGGACTCTGGCGCTGGCAACCCTGTTACCACACTTGGACCAACTGAAGGTTACTGGAGTGTAGGCTTGGGTGGTCAATACAGCCCTGCTGAAAACTATTTTATCCAGGCAGGTGTAAAATACTTCTGGTTGGGCGATGCTCAGGCGCAGACTGGTGGCAACGTAGTAGGCGACTTTGAAGATAACAATGCCATTGCCTATGGTATGAAAATTGGCTACAAATTCTAA
- a CDS encoding outer membrane protein transport protein — protein MKLKALSSAVLFACLPTSTVFAAALDRSGQSISAFLQPGNYFEAGISVLDADVSGKLKSDFTPTGGEKSTVTDLAGTQLGDMANSYQFYNAALKVQMTEHLSFGLIYDQPYGADAEYSKADQRHKVLNDKLSGDLGVSQVGAFTAGDEATNVSVDTQTLSFIFGFQPTENWNIYAGPVYQTVKGDVSLHGSAYGPLGGVTCLPLGSKVTCSQGANVQGASTLTRFTGYKASISENSSVGWLAGLSYQIPEIALKASVTYRSEIDHEVMVDETMPYSILMGSKIPQMKKDYKFNEAKTDITTPQSINLDFQTGIMANTVAFAQLRWVDWSEFKIRPNKFGQLAEGLTAYHAKENGINDRKGFDLVAYEKDQISANVGIGRKFNDQWAGTVMVGWDSGAGNPVSTLGPTDGYWSVGLGGQFSPTPQSFIQAGVKYFMLGDAKSQVASHFGTDVYAAEFKDNDAIGYSMKIGYRF, from the coding sequence ATGAAATTAAAAGCCCTCAGTTCTGCTGTGCTGTTTGCATGTTTACCAACATCAACCGTTTTTGCAGCCGCTCTTGATCGCTCAGGTCAGTCAATCTCAGCATTTTTACAGCCAGGAAATTATTTTGAAGCAGGCATTTCAGTACTGGATGCAGATGTATCAGGTAAATTAAAATCAGACTTTACACCAACTGGTGGTGAAAAAAGTACCGTAACAGATTTGGCAGGCACCCAACTGGGAGATATGGCAAACAGCTATCAATTCTATAATGCTGCATTAAAAGTACAAATGACTGAGCATCTTTCGTTTGGTTTGATTTACGATCAACCCTATGGTGCTGATGCAGAATATTCTAAAGCTGACCAACGCCATAAAGTATTAAATGATAAGCTTTCAGGTGATTTAGGTGTTAGCCAAGTGGGTGCTTTTACTGCTGGTGATGAAGCTACAAATGTAAGTGTTGATACCCAGACACTCTCTTTCATATTTGGTTTCCAACCAACAGAAAACTGGAATATTTATGCAGGCCCAGTATACCAGACAGTGAAAGGGGATGTTTCCCTGCATGGTTCTGCTTACGGTCCTTTGGGTGGGGTTACCTGCCTACCTTTGGGCAGTAAAGTAACATGTTCTCAAGGGGCAAATGTTCAAGGAGCCAGCACACTGACCCGTTTTACCGGTTATAAAGCATCCATATCTGAAAACTCATCCGTTGGTTGGTTAGCAGGCCTTTCCTACCAGATTCCAGAAATTGCGCTTAAAGCATCTGTAACCTATCGTTCTGAAATTGATCATGAGGTTATGGTCGATGAAACAATGCCATACAGCATTCTGATGGGTAGTAAAATTCCCCAGATGAAAAAAGACTATAAGTTTAATGAAGCCAAAACAGATATAACGACACCGCAATCTATCAATCTGGATTTCCAGACAGGCATCATGGCAAACACTGTTGCTTTCGCTCAATTACGCTGGGTTGACTGGTCTGAGTTTAAAATCCGCCCCAATAAATTTGGACAATTAGCCGAAGGTTTAACAGCTTATCACGCCAAAGAAAACGGCATTAATGACCGTAAAGGCTTCGATTTAGTTGCTTATGAAAAAGACCAGATTTCTGCGAATGTCGGTATAGGTCGTAAATTTAATGACCAATGGGCTGGAACTGTAATGGTTGGCTGGGACTCTGGTGCAGGCAATCCGGTTTCCACTTTAGGTCCGACCGATGGTTACTGGAGTGTTGGTCTGGGTGGACAGTTCTCACCAACACCTCAATCTTTCATTCAGGCGGGGGTGAAATATTTCATGCTGGGTGATGCTAAATCACAGGTTGCAAGTCATTTTGGAACTGATGTCTATGCAGCTGAATTCAAAGACAATGATGCTATCGGTTACAGCATGAAAATCGGTTACCGCTTCTGA
- the thrH gene encoding bifunctional phosphoserine phosphatase/homoserine phosphotransferase ThrH, producing the protein MEIVCLDLEGVLVPEIWINFAKKTGIKELEATTRDIPDYDVLMTQRLNILKQHGLGLNDIQEVIADMGPFPGAKEFVEWVRTHFQLIILSDTFYEFAHPLMKQLGWPTIFCHKLETDENGMITAYKLRQPDQKRKAVQALHGLNYRVIAAGDSYNDTTMLGEADKGFLFDAPANVIAEFPQFPPIHGYEALKEAIRNASVRDIPA; encoded by the coding sequence ATGGAAATCGTATGTCTTGATCTTGAAGGTGTTCTGGTTCCTGAAATCTGGATTAACTTCGCAAAAAAAACAGGTATTAAAGAGCTGGAAGCAACAACCCGTGATATTCCGGACTACGATGTTCTGATGACTCAGCGTCTGAACATTCTGAAACAGCATGGACTGGGGCTGAATGACATTCAGGAAGTGATTGCAGATATGGGGCCTTTCCCAGGTGCGAAAGAGTTTGTTGAATGGGTGCGTACTCATTTTCAGCTGATTATTCTTTCAGATACATTCTATGAATTTGCTCATCCTTTGATGAAACAGCTGGGATGGCCAACGATTTTCTGTCATAAACTTGAGACAGATGAAAATGGCATGATTACAGCGTATAAACTGCGTCAGCCGGATCAGAAGCGCAAGGCAGTTCAGGCATTACATGGTCTGAATTACCGTGTGATTGCTGCTGGTGACTCTTATAACGATACAACAATGCTGGGTGAAGCAGACAAGGGCTTCCTGTTTGATGCACCTGCAAATGTAATTGCTGAATTCCCGCAGTTCCCACCAATTCATGGTTATGAAGCACTTAAAGAAGCAATCCGTAATGCTTCTGTTCGTGATATTCCTGCTTAA
- a CDS encoding phosphoadenylyl-sulfate reductase has product MTTIPSIDIVDALASEYADKSPSEILDLALNQQGEIAISFSGAEDVVLIDMASHLGKPFRVFSLDTGRLHAETYQFLETVRKHYGIEIEICFPESDAVQKLVTEKGLFSFYQDDHKECCGIRKVQPLRKKLATLDGWITGQRKDQSPGTRNEIPVVQADAGFSGPGKQLIKYNPLANWSSADVWNYIRMMEIPYNPLHERGFISIGCEPCTRAVLPNQHEREGRWWWEEATHKECGLHAGNLK; this is encoded by the coding sequence ATGACGACTATACCAAGCATAGATATTGTGGATGCACTTGCATCTGAATATGCCGATAAATCCCCTTCAGAAATTCTTGATCTTGCTTTGAATCAGCAGGGTGAAATTGCGATTTCGTTTTCAGGCGCTGAAGATGTGGTGCTGATTGATATGGCTTCACACCTGGGCAAACCATTCCGTGTTTTCAGCCTGGATACCGGTCGCCTTCACGCTGAAACCTATCAGTTCCTTGAAACTGTGCGTAAGCATTATGGCATCGAGATCGAAATCTGTTTTCCGGAGTCAGATGCTGTACAGAAACTGGTGACTGAAAAAGGCTTATTCAGTTTTTACCAGGATGACCATAAAGAATGCTGCGGTATCCGCAAAGTTCAGCCACTGCGTAAAAAACTGGCGACACTGGATGGATGGATTACCGGACAGCGCAAAGACCAGAGCCCTGGTACACGAAATGAAATCCCTGTTGTACAGGCAGATGCAGGCTTTTCAGGTCCAGGAAAACAGTTGATCAAATACAATCCGCTGGCGAACTGGAGCAGCGCAGATGTATGGAACTATATCCGTATGATGGAAATTCCATACAATCCTTTGCATGAGCGCGGTTTTATCTCGATTGGCTGTGAGCCATGTACCCGCGCCGTACTACCCAATCAGCATGAACGTGAAGGTCGCTGGTGGTGGGAAGAAGCCACTCATAAAGAATGCGGTTTACATGCAGGCAATCTGAAATAA
- a CDS encoding WS/DGAT/MGAT family O-acyltransferase gives MRPLHPIDFIFLTLEKRQQPMHVGGLFLFQIPDNAPETFIQDLVTDIRNSKSVPIPPFNNKLNGLFWDEDEEFDLDHHFRHIALPHPGRIRELLTYISQEHSALIDRAKPLWTCHIIEGIEGNRFGMYFKIHHAMVDGIAGMRLVEKSLSHDPDTKSIVPPWCVEGNRAKRLKQPKASKIKGILATLKDQLEATPIVTQELFNTVFKDMGKNPDYVSSFQAPQSILNQRVSSSRRFAAQSFEFSRLHRIAKALGVTINDVVLAICSGALREYLLKQNALPKKPLIAMVPASIRDDDSAVSNRITMILANLGTHKEDPLERLQIVRRSVMNAKERFKRMNSSQIMNYSAFVYGVAGMNIASGILPKRQAFNLVISNVPGPREPLYWNGARLDALYPASIVLDGQALNITMTSYMDKLEVGLTACRNALPKMQNLLTHLEDEIQLFEQITGTADPKLQAVS, from the coding sequence ATGCGCCCATTACACCCAATTGATTTCATCTTTTTAACCCTGGAAAAACGCCAGCAGCCAATGCATGTCGGGGGATTATTTCTGTTCCAGATTCCTGATAATGCACCTGAAACATTCATTCAGGATCTGGTAACGGACATCCGCAATTCAAAATCAGTGCCAATTCCACCCTTCAACAACAAACTGAATGGACTGTTCTGGGATGAAGATGAAGAGTTTGACCTTGACCATCATTTCCGCCACATCGCTTTGCCTCATCCTGGACGTATCCGTGAATTACTGACCTATATTTCACAGGAACACAGTGCTCTGATTGACCGCGCAAAACCATTATGGACCTGTCACATCATTGAAGGAATTGAGGGCAACCGTTTTGGTATGTATTTTAAAATCCATCACGCTATGGTTGATGGGATAGCAGGAATGCGTCTGGTTGAAAAATCACTTTCACATGATCCTGACACCAAAAGTATTGTGCCACCGTGGTGTGTTGAAGGAAACCGTGCAAAACGCCTGAAACAGCCGAAAGCCAGCAAAATTAAAGGAATTCTGGCAACACTGAAAGACCAGCTTGAAGCCACACCTATTGTGACACAGGAACTGTTCAACACCGTATTTAAAGATATGGGGAAAAATCCAGATTATGTGTCCAGCTTCCAGGCACCACAAAGTATTCTGAACCAGCGTGTCAGTTCATCACGCCGTTTTGCAGCACAGTCATTTGAGTTTTCACGCTTACACCGTATTGCAAAAGCACTCGGTGTAACCATCAATGACGTTGTTCTTGCGATCTGTTCAGGTGCGTTACGTGAATATCTGCTTAAACAGAATGCCCTGCCTAAAAAACCACTGATTGCAATGGTTCCAGCATCCATCCGTGATGATGATTCTGCTGTCAGCAACCGAATCACCATGATTCTGGCAAACCTTGGAACACACAAGGAAGATCCACTGGAACGCCTGCAGATTGTCCGTCGCAGCGTCATGAATGCCAAAGAACGCTTTAAACGCATGAACTCAAGTCAGATCATGAACTACAGTGCTTTTGTTTATGGTGTTGCGGGGATGAATATTGCTTCAGGGATTCTGCCTAAACGTCAGGCTTTCAACCTTGTGATTTCCAATGTACCAGGGCCACGTGAACCGCTGTACTGGAATGGTGCAAGACTGGATGCGCTGTACCCTGCTTCGATTGTGCTGGATGGTCAGGCACTGAATATCACCATGACCAGTTACATGGATAAACTGGAAGTAGGCTTGACCGCCTGCCGTAATGCCTTACCCAAAATGCAGAATCTTCTGACTCACCTGGAAGATGAGATCCAGCTGTTTGAACAGATCACTGGTACTGCTGACCCAAAGTTACAGGCGGTGAGTTAA
- a CDS encoding PA1571 family protein — MGMSDTIIKQSLKVLDANKSLHNGYIVDEQGKEVPITTAMVRTVCHQLLKQCRNIKN, encoded by the coding sequence ATGGGTATGAGCGATACAATTATTAAGCAAAGTCTGAAAGTTCTGGATGCAAACAAAAGTCTGCACAACGGTTATATTGTGGATGAGCAGGGCAAAGAAGTCCCGATCACTACAGCAATGGTTCGTACAGTCTGTCATCAGTTACTGAAGCAGTGCAGAAACATTAAAAATTAA
- the rng gene encoding ribonuclease G translates to MSDELLINVTPMECRVALIQNGTVNELFVERAAKRGLVGNIYKGKVVRVLPGMQAAFVDIGLSRTAFLHINDMVWPRNQATPNVFELLHPGQVLTVQVMKDMLGTKGARLSTDLSIPSRYLVLMPYGNHIGVSQRIESEEERDRLRSMIERIQAEHKLPGSVIVRTAAEGIDEASIVQDMCYLAKLWEYIQRKQKSIVVPSLLFEELPLPQRVIRDLANEETSKIYVDSREIYGKLQEFVEEFVPSMTESLIHYPGERPIFDLYNVEEDIQKALQTRVALKSGGYLMIDQTEAMTTIDVNTGSYVGGRSLEDTVFKTNMEATQVIVRQLRLRNLGGIIIIDFIDMQELQHREEVMSQFEKMLERDHAKTKITQVSELGLVEMTRKRTRESLEHLLCESCPVCQGRGFIKTAESVCYEIFREIMRYARAFESQSGFTVVAHPSVIDRLLTVEAPAVADLEHFVSRVIKFQVENLYTQEQYDIILS, encoded by the coding sequence ATGTCTGACGAGTTGTTGATTAACGTCACGCCTATGGAATGTCGTGTTGCGTTAATCCAGAACGGCACAGTCAACGAGCTGTTTGTTGAGCGTGCGGCAAAAAGGGGTCTTGTTGGTAATATTTATAAAGGTAAGGTGGTTCGTGTACTTCCAGGTATGCAGGCGGCTTTTGTAGATATTGGTCTTTCCAGAACGGCATTTCTTCATATCAATGATATGGTCTGGCCCCGAAATCAGGCAACCCCCAATGTTTTTGAGCTTCTTCACCCAGGACAGGTTCTGACTGTTCAGGTCATGAAAGATATGCTTGGAACCAAAGGGGCGCGATTAAGTACAGATTTATCCATCCCATCACGTTATCTGGTACTGATGCCGTATGGCAATCATATCGGCGTATCTCAGCGTATAGAATCAGAAGAAGAACGTGACCGTTTGCGCTCCATGATTGAGCGGATTCAGGCGGAACATAAACTGCCAGGCTCAGTGATTGTACGTACAGCAGCGGAAGGCATAGATGAGGCTTCCATTGTTCAGGACATGTGTTATCTGGCAAAACTCTGGGAATATATTCAGCGCAAGCAGAAAAGTATCGTTGTTCCATCGCTTCTTTTTGAGGAACTGCCTTTACCACAGCGCGTCATACGTGACCTGGCAAATGAAGAAACTTCAAAAATCTATGTGGATTCACGTGAGATTTACGGAAAGCTGCAGGAATTTGTTGAAGAATTTGTTCCGAGTATGACTGAATCTTTGATTCATTATCCTGGCGAAAGACCGATTTTTGATCTTTACAATGTTGAAGAAGATATTCAGAAAGCCTTGCAGACCCGTGTAGCACTCAAATCGGGTGGTTATCTGATGATTGATCAGACCGAAGCCATGACCACCATTGATGTCAATACCGGTTCTTATGTGGGTGGAAGATCGCTTGAAGATACTGTGTTTAAAACCAATATGGAAGCGACACAGGTCATTGTACGTCAGCTGCGTTTACGTAATCTGGGCGGTATTATTATTATTGACTTCATTGATATGCAGGAACTTCAGCATAGAGAGGAGGTCATGAGCCAGTTTGAAAAAATGCTTGAACGGGATCATGCAAAAACTAAGATTACTCAAGTCTCAGAACTTGGTTTAGTTGAGATGACCCGTAAGCGTACCCGTGAATCGCTGGAACATCTGTTGTGTGAATCCTGTCCTGTCTGTCAGGGTCGTGGATTTATTAAAACAGCAGAGTCAGTATGTTACGAAATCTTTCGGGAGATCATGCGCTATGCCCGGGCATTTGAGTCACAGAGTGGCTTTACTGTTGTTGCCCATCCATCGGTCATTGATCGGCTGCTTACCGTAGAAGCCCCTGCTGTCGCGGATCTGGAGCATTTTGTGAGCCGTGTCATAAAATTTCAGGTGGAAAATCTGTATACGCAAGAGCAATACGATATCATTTTATCTTAA
- a CDS encoding Maf family nucleotide pyrophosphatase → MARLILASGSPRRKALLEQLGLDFDVFSPDIDETAGINEPVAEYVERLACEKAQAVLDRFPDAIVIAADTSLGLDGQILGKPESREHALNMWTALSGRWHDVYTGVCVRTLKENYSIVVRTQVEFQSLSSADMENYWATGEPQGKAGGYAIQGIAARFIPRIDGSYSNVVGLPLHETVQLLQTVKVLN, encoded by the coding sequence ATGGCGCGTTTAATTCTAGCTTCGGGGTCACCCCGACGTAAAGCTTTACTGGAACAGCTCGGGCTGGACTTTGATGTGTTCAGCCCCGATATTGATGAAACAGCTGGAATCAATGAACCTGTTGCAGAATATGTTGAACGTTTAGCCTGTGAAAAAGCACAGGCTGTATTGGATCGGTTTCCTGATGCCATTGTGATTGCGGCAGATACCAGTCTTGGACTGGATGGGCAGATTCTGGGTAAGCCTGAATCCAGAGAACATGCATTAAACATGTGGACAGCTCTCTCAGGTCGGTGGCATGATGTTTATACAGGCGTATGTGTTCGTACATTAAAAGAAAATTACAGTATAGTGGTACGGACGCAGGTCGAGTTTCAGTCTTTAAGTTCAGCAGATATGGAAAACTACTGGGCGACCGGCGAACCGCAGGGTAAAGCAGGAGGATATGCCATACAGGGTATCGCTGCCCGTTTTATCCCGCGTATAGACGGCAGTTACAGCAATGTGGTTGGCTTGCCTTTGCATGAAACGGTACAGTTATTACAGACAGTTAAGGTACTAAATTAA
- the mreD gene encoding rod shape-determining protein MreD — protein sequence MLIAKIRSHQKRDPLIAIVVSVLIASILMVYPLSYAVSGWRPSFMLMIMLFWVLCQPTWCGVWFAFGVGLFTDLLFDAPLGMNALSFVIITFVSRFLTRERRILTFSNLWIITTLALIAHLMLVWMMQTMGGIQVSITRYWQPMLTSAMVWPVIYFLLRRWRV from the coding sequence ATGCTGATCGCTAAAATCCGCTCTCATCAGAAACGTGATCCTTTAATCGCAATCGTTGTATCGGTTCTGATTGCTTCCATCCTCATGGTTTATCCACTGTCCTATGCGGTATCGGGCTGGCGTCCATCATTCATGTTAATGATTATGCTGTTCTGGGTACTGTGTCAGCCGACATGGTGCGGTGTGTGGTTTGCATTTGGAGTCGGACTTTTTACCGATCTGCTGTTTGATGCTCCGCTGGGCATGAACGCACTGAGTTTTGTGATTATTACCTTCGTTTCACGCTTTCTGACCCGTGAACGTCGAATCTTGACCTTTTCAAACTTATGGATTATTACGACGCTTGCATTAATTGCACATCTGATGCTTGTGTGGATGATGCAGACCATGGGCGGAATACAGGTATCCATTACCCGTTACTGGCAACCGATGTTGACCAGTGCCATGGTATGGCCTGTGATTTATTTCCTGTTAAGAAGATGGCGCGTTTAA
- the mreC gene encoding rod shape-determining protein MreC, with product MQTNLFSRQPPSFRSFIIAVITCLAVLFFNWRMPHVIQPARDVLYAAYNPIYALASYPVLSREWLNQQTKSEDQLRRENTAMNAELLQAQVRLQKLSELSAENTRLRGLLDTPLIIDGRMEIAEVIGTDADPLRHIIVINRGSSSSLKAGQTVLDDKGIMGQIIAVYPHSSRIMLLSDKEHSLSVRLERTGMRAIVSGTGDLGHLKMEYVPTSANIKVGEKVYSSGLGEHFPAGYLVGTVSAVNRHNSGEFAKIDVVPAAQLAGGHHVVVLFSDSLAMEQPHADR from the coding sequence GTGCAAACAAATCTGTTTTCAAGACAGCCGCCATCTTTTCGTTCATTTATTATTGCAGTGATCACCTGTCTGGCCGTGTTGTTTTTTAACTGGCGTATGCCACATGTGATTCAACCTGCCAGAGATGTACTGTACGCGGCATATAATCCAATATATGCCCTGGCCAGTTATCCAGTTTTGTCGAGAGAATGGCTTAACCAGCAGACCAAGTCTGAAGATCAGTTGCGTCGTGAAAATACCGCGATGAATGCTGAATTGCTTCAGGCTCAGGTGCGTCTGCAGAAGCTGTCTGAACTTTCTGCTGAAAATACCCGCTTAAGAGGCTTGCTTGATACGCCATTGATTATTGATGGTCGTATGGAAATTGCTGAAGTGATCGGGACGGATGCAGATCCTTTACGGCATATTATTGTCATTAACCGGGGTTCCAGCAGTAGTCTGAAAGCTGGACAGACTGTTCTGGATGATAAAGGGATCATGGGACAGATTATTGCTGTCTATCCTCACAGTAGCCGGATTATGCTGTTGTCTGATAAAGAGCACTCACTGTCTGTTCGCCTGGAACGTACAGGGATGCGGGCAATTGTCTCTGGAACGGGTGATCTTGGACATCTGAAAATGGAATATGTACCGACCAGTGCCAATATCAAAGTAGGTGAAAAAGTCTACAGTTCAGGACTGGGCGAGCATTTTCCTGCAGGTTACCTGGTCGGTACAGTTTCAGCAGTCAATCGACACAACTCTGGTGAATTTGCCAAAATAGATGTTGTTCCTGCTGCACAGCTGGCGGGTGGGCATCATGTTGTGGTGCTGTTCTCAGACTCACTGGCGATGGAGCAACCTCATGCTGATCGCTAA